In one window of Nitrospinota bacterium DNA:
- the corA gene encoding magnesium/cobalt transporter CorA, translating into MPKFFKRVSKKTGLPPGAVVHIGDKRIEKAKIDIIDYDEAQFQEKAAKKAEECFPFKDTETVTWINISGIHDVEIIKKIGKEFKLHPLVLEDIVNTGQRPKYEDFDDHIFVVLKMLYYDDKSDEIKTEQVSLIVGSNFVISFQELEGDVFHPIRERIRNSKGRIRKAGADYLAYALLDAVVDGYFIILEKIGERIEGIEEELVKNPTPETLKIIHDLKREMIFLRKSVWPLREVISVLERGESSIIHEKTQIYLRDVYDHTIQVIDTVETFRDMVSGMLDIYLSSVSNRLNQVMKVLTMIATIFIPLTFIAGIYGMNFKYMPELEWKSGYFIVLGLMFVIGLSMFIHFKRKKWF; encoded by the coding sequence ATGCCAAAATTTTTTAAGAGAGTATCAAAAAAGACAGGTCTTCCACCAGGAGCTGTTGTTCACATTGGAGACAAAAGGATTGAAAAGGCAAAGATTGATATCATTGACTATGACGAAGCACAATTTCAGGAAAAAGCAGCAAAAAAAGCTGAGGAATGTTTTCCTTTTAAGGATACCGAAACAGTTACCTGGATAAACATAAGTGGTATTCATGATGTTGAGATTATAAAAAAAATCGGTAAAGAGTTTAAATTACACCCTCTTGTTTTAGAAGATATTGTTAATACGGGTCAGCGCCCTAAGTATGAAGATTTTGATGACCATATCTTTGTTGTTTTAAAAATGTTATATTATGACGACAAGAGTGATGAAATAAAAACAGAGCAGGTGAGTTTGATTGTTGGTTCAAATTTTGTGATTTCATTTCAAGAATTGGAAGGGGATGTTTTTCATCCCATCAGAGAAAGAATCAGGAATAGTAAAGGACGGATTAGAAAAGCTGGAGCAGATTATCTTGCCTATGCACTTCTGGATGCTGTTGTTGATGGTTATTTCATTATTTTGGAAAAGATTGGAGAAAGAATAGAGGGGATAGAGGAGGAGCTGGTAAAAAATCCAACGCCAGAAACATTAAAGATAATTCATGATTTAAAAAGAGAGATGATTTTCTTGCGCAAATCAGTCTGGCCTTTAAGGGAAGTTATCAGTGTTCTTGAAAGGGGAGAATCCTCTATTATTCATGAAAAAACACAGATATACTTGAGAGATGTATATGACCACACCATCCAGGTGATTGATACCGTCGAGACATTCAGGGATATGGTTTCAGGAATGCTTGATATTTATCTTTCCAGTGTAAGCAACAGGTTGAATCAAGTTATGAAGGTATTGACAATGATTGCAACGATATTTATTCCCTTGACTTTTATAGCAGGGATTTATGGGATGAACTTTAAATATATGCCAGAGCTTGAATGGAAAAGCGGTTATTTTATTGTTCTAGGCCTTATGTTTGTTATTGGTCTTTCCATGTTTATCCATTTTAAAAGAAAAAAATGGTTTTAG
- a CDS encoding mechanosensitive ion channel domain-containing protein, with the protein MEELLKELQQLVTQIALFTPRGIVGLLIFLFFWAAGVFIKIIISRIGEMVVPTNKEVFNLMGKLAKGTLILLGLIMALGKMGINITALVAGLGLTGFALGFALKDVLSNALAGLLIFIYRPFQPNDRISVTGFEGIVIEIDLRYTTLLAEGKKILIPNSTLFINAIHVFDTQK; encoded by the coding sequence ATGGAAGAATTATTGAAAGAGCTGCAACAACTGGTAACTCAGATTGCACTTTTTACACCGAGAGGTATAGTGGGACTACTTATTTTTTTGTTTTTTTGGGCAGCAGGCGTTTTTATTAAAATCATAATCAGTCGCATCGGTGAGATGGTCGTCCCAACCAACAAAGAAGTTTTTAATCTGATGGGAAAATTGGCCAAAGGTACTTTAATACTTTTGGGTTTGATAATGGCGCTAGGGAAGATGGGTATTAATATAACTGCCTTGGTTGCAGGTTTAGGGCTTACAGGCTTCGCTCTTGGATTTGCTCTCAAGGATGTCCTTTCAAATGCTCTTGCGGGGTTACTTATCTTTATCTATCGCCCTTTTCAGCCCAATGACCGTATTTCTGTAACAGGTTTTGAGGGAATCGTGATTGAAATTGACCTTAGATACACCACTCTTCTTGCAGAGGGGAAAAAGATTCTTATTCCAAATTCTACTCTCTTTATTAATGCGATTCATGTTTTTGATACACAAAAATAA
- a CDS encoding glycine/betaine/sarcosine/D-proline family reductase selenoprotein B, which translates to MFLKIFRDRFWSKIFTLFPFLLRRWVHRFPIVRSEDVPWTPFKKDLDKCKIALVTTAGVHLKNQPPFDLLNPKGDYSYRVLPKLIRPEDYIISHSHYDHKDAERDLNIVLPLDRLAELEEEGIIGEVAENHYSFMGHIHDTDSLIKKSSKEIAEKLLEEGVDVVILTPA; encoded by the coding sequence ATGTTTCTCAAAATTTTTCGTGACAGGTTTTGGAGCAAGATTTTTACTCTTTTCCCTTTTTTATTAAGGAGATGGGTTCATAGGTTTCCTATTGTAAGGTCAGAAGATGTGCCGTGGACTCCTTTTAAAAAAGATTTGGATAAATGTAAAATTGCCTTGGTAACAACCGCTGGAGTCCATTTAAAGAATCAACCTCCCTTTGATTTGTTAAACCCGAAGGGAGATTATAGCTATAGAGTCCTTCCAAAATTAATTAGACCTGAAGATTATATCATCTCCCATTCTCATTATGACCATAAGGATGCTGAGAGAGATCTCAATATTGTTCTTCCCCTTGATAGACTAGCTGAGCTTGAAGAAGAGGGAATTATCGGCGAAGTGGCTGAAAACCATTATAGTTTCATGGGACATATCCACGATACGGATTCATTGATAAAAAAGAGTTCAAAGGAGATTGCTGAGAAGTTATTAGAAGAGGGGGTTGATGTTGTGATTCTCACCCCTGCCTGA
- a CDS encoding YHS domain-containing protein, whose product MAIDPICGMEVKEEEAAATSTYKDKTYYFCAVGCKETFDKDPEKYAEKECC is encoded by the coding sequence ATGGCTATAGACCCTATTTGCGGAATGGAAGTAAAAGAGGAAGAAGCAGCAGCTACGAGTACCTATAAAGATAAAACATACTATTTTTGTGCTGTGGGTTGTAAAGAGACATTTGATAAAGACCCTGAAAAATATGCTGAGAAAGAGTGCTGTTAG
- a CDS encoding response regulator, whose protein sequence is MEYDILVADDNSSFRLVMSTVFRDAGFSIDVAKNGSDALKKFLTHKYSLIIVDLRMPVMDGEETINAIKKIDQDQPIVVISAYDNGKRKEILEAGASHFLTKPVDMDELLGVAQKFVGRYVSRR, encoded by the coding sequence ATGGAATATGATATTCTCGTAGCTGATGATAATTCAAGCTTTAGACTAGTGATGTCTACAGTATTTAGGGATGCTGGTTTTAGCATAGATGTTGCAAAAAATGGTTCTGATGCCTTAAAAAAGTTTTTAACTCATAAATATAGTTTGATTATCGTTGACCTGAGAATGCCTGTAATGGATGGAGAAGAGACAATAAACGCAATAAAGAAGATTGATCAAGATCAGCCTATTGTGGTTATCAGTGCTTATGACAATGGTAAGAGAAAAGAAATTCTGGAGGCAGGGGCATCCCATTTTTTAACAAAGCCTGTTGATATGGATGAATTGTTGGGCGTTGCTCAAAAGTTTGTAGGAAGATATGTATCAAGGAGGTAA